From Frateuria aurantia DSM 6220, one genomic window encodes:
- the imuA gene encoding translesion DNA synthesis-associated protein ImuA, translating into MNELLARREVWRGQSADVTESEQPTGWAALDAVLPTHGWPSASVSEILLPMDGIGELRLILPALARLTRAHRPVMLVSPPYLPCAMGWRQRGVDLGQLHVVEADEADVLWVAEQCLRSGSCGAVVSWPRKADDRALRRLQVAADTGRALGFVFRAALHAGQASPVALRLELTTRPRSAIWVRKCRGGNPPGKAVPFADLER; encoded by the coding sequence TTGAACGAGCTGTTGGCCCGCCGCGAGGTCTGGCGCGGGCAATCCGCAGACGTCACGGAAAGCGAACAACCCACCGGCTGGGCGGCGCTGGACGCGGTGCTGCCGACGCATGGCTGGCCGTCGGCCTCGGTGTCGGAAATCCTGTTGCCGATGGACGGCATCGGCGAGCTGCGTCTGATCCTGCCTGCTCTGGCAAGACTGACCCGGGCCCATCGGCCGGTGATGCTGGTGTCGCCGCCCTATCTGCCCTGCGCGATGGGTTGGCGCCAGCGCGGGGTGGATCTCGGGCAATTGCATGTGGTGGAAGCTGATGAGGCTGATGTGTTGTGGGTGGCCGAGCAATGCCTGCGCTCGGGCAGCTGCGGGGCCGTCGTGAGCTGGCCACGAAAGGCTGATGATCGTGCGCTGCGACGGTTGCAGGTGGCGGCGGATACCGGTCGGGCCCTGGGCTTCGTGTTCCGCGCGGCGCTTCATGCCGGTCAGGCATCGCCTGTGGCCTTGCGGCTTGAGCTGACGACGCGCCCCCGATCCGCGATCTGGGTCCGCAAGTGCCGGGGCGGCAATCCCCCCGGCAAGGCCGTGCCCTTTGCGGATCTGGAACGTTGA
- a CDS encoding error-prone DNA polymerase: MTGYAELHCLSDFSFQRGASSARELFERARDCGYAALAITDECSMAGMVRALEASESTGIRLIAGTEIRLQDGLRLVLLAEHRQGYSALCALISRGRRAGGKGGYELSREDLQQGLEGVLALWLPADTPVAADGIWLREIFHGRSWLAVELLREHDDDRRLADLLALGRRLGLPCVAAGDVHMHVRRRLPLQQTMTAIRYRRPLDQVADRLFRNGERHLRRLDALAGMYPPALLQETLRVAQRCRFSMNELKYGYPRELVPEGKTAIQWLRQLVDAGAAWRWPDGIPAPVRAQLDHELGLIGELEYEPYFLTVHDIVRHARSLGILCQGRGSSANSAVCYALGVTEVDPARSRLLVERFISRERKEPPDIDIDFEHERREEVIQYIYRKYGRERAALAATVICYRSRSAVRDVARVLGLPMDQVNQLSQVAGWRSGGEALAAGLRERGFDPDSALIRRIIALTGELIDKPRHLSQHVGGFVITDTPLHEIVPVENAAMPDRTIIQWDKDDLDRMGMLKVDCLALGMLSCVRRSLDLLQRHEGLDFSMATLPAEDAETYRMIQRADTLGVFQIESRAQMAMLPRHRPACFYDLVIQVSLVRPGPIQGDMVHPYLRRRRGEEAIDYPSQDLREVFERTLGVPLFQEQVMKLAIVAAGYTPGEADQLRRSMAAWKRHGGMEPHRIRITEGMLARGYTAAFAAQLFEQIKGFGSYGFPESHAASFAGIVYASSWLKCHHPAIFACALLNSQPMGFYSAGQIVQDVRRHGIAVYPVDVRHSDWDCSLEAAPLGRWALRLGLRQVRGCSPGMARRLTGERQRRAFHDVVDLCTRAGLDQRQRQLLADAGALRGLAGHRHRAQWAVAGVEPQLPLFGASSPGEAEVVLPLPTQGEDTLADYARTGLSLGPHPLRQLRARLTAAHCLDSRRLRARTARGRVRVAGLVTMRQRPQTASGLTFMTLEDEHGLTNVMVRPAVAEAWPQAYLEARLLLVEGDWQSLEGVGHLIAWRLRDLSGWLGSLDIRSRDFR, from the coding sequence ATGACCGGCTATGCCGAACTGCATTGCCTGTCCGATTTTTCGTTTCAGCGCGGCGCCTCCTCGGCACGTGAATTGTTCGAGCGGGCCCGGGACTGCGGTTATGCCGCGCTGGCCATCACCGATGAATGCTCGATGGCCGGGATGGTACGTGCTCTGGAGGCCTCCGAATCAACCGGGATCCGCCTGATCGCGGGGACTGAAATCCGTCTGCAGGATGGTTTGCGACTGGTGCTTCTGGCGGAGCACCGGCAAGGCTACAGCGCTCTGTGTGCCTTGATCAGCCGGGGGCGCCGCGCCGGCGGAAAGGGCGGCTACGAGTTGTCCCGCGAGGATCTGCAGCAGGGGCTGGAAGGCGTGCTGGCCCTGTGGTTGCCGGCCGATACGCCGGTCGCTGCCGATGGCATCTGGCTGCGCGAGATATTTCATGGCCGGTCGTGGCTGGCCGTCGAGCTGCTGCGGGAGCATGACGATGACCGCCGGCTGGCCGACCTGCTTGCCCTGGGGCGGCGGCTCGGGTTGCCTTGCGTGGCCGCCGGCGATGTGCACATGCATGTACGCCGACGTCTGCCCCTGCAACAGACGATGACGGCGATTCGCTACCGACGGCCGCTCGATCAGGTCGCGGACCGGCTCTTCCGCAATGGGGAGCGGCATCTGCGGCGACTGGATGCTCTGGCCGGTATGTATCCGCCCGCACTGCTGCAGGAAACCCTGCGGGTCGCGCAGCGCTGTCGATTTTCGATGAATGAACTGAAGTACGGTTACCCCAGAGAACTGGTGCCGGAAGGCAAGACGGCCATCCAATGGTTGCGCCAGCTGGTTGACGCCGGGGCGGCCTGGCGCTGGCCGGATGGGATCCCTGCGCCGGTGCGTGCGCAGCTGGACCACGAGCTGGGACTGATCGGCGAGCTGGAGTACGAGCCCTATTTCCTGACCGTGCACGATATCGTCCGTCATGCCCGCAGCCTCGGCATTCTGTGTCAGGGGCGCGGATCTTCGGCCAATTCCGCGGTCTGTTATGCCCTGGGGGTGACCGAAGTCGATCCCGCACGCAGCCGGCTGCTGGTCGAACGGTTTATCTCCAGAGAGCGGAAGGAGCCCCCGGATATCGATATCGATTTCGAGCACGAGCGTCGCGAAGAGGTCATCCAGTACATCTATCGCAAATACGGACGCGAACGTGCCGCGCTGGCCGCGACCGTCATCTGCTACCGCAGTCGCAGTGCCGTACGTGATGTGGCACGGGTGCTGGGTCTGCCGATGGATCAGGTCAATCAGCTGAGCCAGGTCGCTGGCTGGCGCAGCGGCGGGGAGGCGCTGGCAGCCGGCCTGAGGGAGCGTGGCTTTGATCCGGACAGCGCTCTGATCCGCCGGATCATCGCACTGACCGGCGAGCTGATCGACAAGCCGCGTCACCTGTCCCAGCATGTCGGCGGATTCGTGATCACCGACACCCCTTTGCACGAGATAGTGCCGGTAGAGAACGCGGCGATGCCGGATCGCACCATCATCCAATGGGACAAGGATGATCTCGACAGGATGGGCATGCTGAAGGTCGACTGTCTTGCCCTGGGCATGCTCAGTTGCGTGCGCCGCAGTCTGGACCTGCTGCAGCGGCACGAGGGACTGGACTTCAGCATGGCTACCCTGCCGGCGGAGGATGCCGAGACATATCGCATGATCCAGCGGGCCGACACCCTGGGGGTGTTCCAGATCGAGAGCCGGGCGCAGATGGCCATGCTGCCCAGGCATCGGCCAGCCTGTTTCTATGATCTGGTGATCCAGGTTTCCCTGGTGCGGCCCGGACCTATCCAGGGCGACATGGTGCATCCCTATCTGCGCCGTCGAAGGGGCGAGGAGGCCATCGACTATCCGTCACAAGACCTCAGGGAGGTATTCGAGCGCACCTTGGGCGTGCCGCTGTTCCAGGAGCAGGTGATGAAGCTCGCCATTGTCGCTGCCGGTTACACGCCGGGCGAGGCCGACCAGCTCCGTCGCTCGATGGCGGCCTGGAAGCGCCATGGCGGGATGGAGCCGCATCGGATCCGGATCACCGAGGGCATGCTCGCGCGCGGTTATACGGCGGCCTTCGCGGCCCAGCTGTTCGAGCAGATCAAGGGCTTCGGCAGTTACGGTTTTCCGGAGAGCCATGCCGCCAGTTTCGCGGGCATCGTCTATGCCTCGTCCTGGCTGAAATGCCACCACCCGGCGATCTTTGCCTGTGCCTTGCTGAACAGCCAGCCGATGGGTTTCTATTCGGCCGGCCAGATCGTCCAGGATGTCCGCCGACATGGCATCGCGGTGTATCCGGTGGACGTCCGTCACAGCGACTGGGATTGCAGTCTGGAAGCCGCTCCGCTCGGCCGCTGGGCCTTGCGGCTGGGTCTGCGCCAGGTCAGGGGCTGCAGTCCGGGCATGGCCCGTCGACTGACAGGCGAGCGACAACGCAGGGCATTCCATGATGTCGTCGACCTGTGCACTCGCGCCGGCCTGGATCAGCGACAGCGTCAGCTGCTGGCCGATGCGGGTGCCTTGCGCGGGCTGGCCGGTCATCGCCACCGCGCGCAATGGGCTGTGGCAGGCGTCGAGCCGCAATTGCCGCTGTTCGGCGCAAGCAGTCCCGGCGAGGCCGAAGTGGTTCTGCCTCTGCCGACCCAGGGTGAAGATACTCTGGCGGATTACGCCCGTACCGGTCTGAGTCTGGGGCCGCATCCCCTGCGCCAGTTGCGTGCCCGGTTGACGGCGGCGCACTGTCTGGATTCCCGTCGTCTGAGGGCCCGCACGGCCCGTGGCCGGGTGAGGGTGGCAGGCCTGGTGACCATGCGCCAGCGCCCTCAGACGGCCAGCGGCCTGACCTTCATGACGCTGGAGGACGAACATGGCCTGACCAATGTCATGGTACGCCCGGCCGTGGCCGAAGCCTGGCCCCAGGCCTATCTCGAAGCGCGCCTGTTGCTGGTCGAGGGCGACTGGCAGAGCCTGGAGGGCGTAGGTCACCTGATCGCCTGGCGGCTGCGTGATCTCAGCGGCTGGCTGGGGAGTCTGGACATCCGGTCCAGAGATTTTCGGTGA
- the lexA gene encoding transcriptional repressor LexA gives MTLQLTHRQSHVLAFVRQRLEQDGQAPTLEEIGIALGIAQVSAVRKHLRALEAKGRLLIEPHRARGIQLVRESDPMDADTMELPLIGRIAAGEPIFSEARIERMLRVSRWLFRLSPDYLVRVVGDSMRDEGILDGDLVGVHATPVARHGQIVAARIDGDRFTIKRLHWQGEVIRLLPNSPGFHPIDPDPSEDFAIEGLFAGLLRGG, from the coding sequence ATGACATTGCAGCTCACTCACCGGCAATCCCATGTCCTCGCTTTTGTGCGACAGCGCCTGGAGCAGGATGGTCAGGCACCGACCCTGGAAGAGATCGGCATCGCGCTGGGCATTGCCCAGGTCAGTGCCGTGCGCAAGCACCTTCGGGCACTGGAGGCCAAGGGGCGGTTGCTGATCGAGCCGCACCGGGCACGGGGCATCCAGCTGGTCCGCGAATCCGATCCCATGGATGCCGATACCATGGAGCTGCCGCTGATCGGCCGCATCGCGGCGGGCGAGCCGATCTTTTCCGAGGCCAGGATCGAGCGGATGCTTCGGGTGTCGCGCTGGCTGTTTCGTCTGTCGCCGGATTATCTGGTCAGGGTGGTCGGTGACTCCATGCGGGACGAGGGCATTCTGGATGGCGATTTGGTCGGGGTCCATGCCACACCTGTCGCCCGGCATGGGCAGATAGTTGCTGCCCGTATTGATGGGGATCGTTTCACGATCAAGCGTCTGCACTGGCAGGGCGAGGTGATCCGCCTGCTGCCGAACAGTCCCGGGTTCCATCCCATCGATCCGGATCCCAGCGAGGATTTCGCGATTGAAGGCCTGTTCGCGGGTCTGCTTAGGGGCGGCTGA
- a CDS encoding TonB-dependent receptor plug domain-containing protein, with amino-acid sequence MKKHPMTLAVVFALATAFASAQAQTTDSTSTDAAPVTKTKARSLDQVNVSGTLINSAQIQTATPTYTITAQDIQARGFNSVAEVLQNSVFATGAVQGPQSSGGFTQGAQTVSLYGLSPEYTLTLIDGKPISQFGQLYNGTSNFTNISNIPLSMIESIDIIPGGGSSIYGSAAIAGTVNIKTKQHMDGGEVLARFGGYTPGGGASQRISASFGKTIGKFSILASAEFDNSDPIWAYQRSLTQYNKTPVTVAFLRDYNTFRSPYTYISPADGCSAMSGLFGGTTVAAHSSVASHTGTYCGSRSVLGYTTLANQSRSYNGMLKLRYDVNDHVRIYADGLLDFQKSKWTAGSNYMWWGPADFGYVVDQATGHYLYPERVFGPEEVGNNYYGNVGRQDDLMYQGDIGANGTFGDSDWNWDLYYMRSGDVTRTSTPERMADAIDSYFLSSLGFTGQYTAGGYPIVNTANNTFFNPLSPAQYQSFMRNVGGFSSTFINNTRATVSTDKLFTLPGGDAGFAWLVEGGSQGWTQPVNPLITDGEIWGTTATAGAGTRGHVASAFELNLPLLKQVTLDLSGRYDRYSVGSGDSGSSNGKFTWKAGLEYRPFESLLLRGNYSTAFLAPDMSSLFLGPTGNYQNVTDYYLCQTQGGGKNCAQDFTEQVQGSVLANSKLKPTTASTWTAGFVWAPVQGLSIQSDFLHISISNEIALQSADQLMRTDSQCRLGALSSTSADCAAAAAQVTRDSLTGEVTNITQYYVNMSNETTNSITSEVKYQFPRSPIGRFGVQLDYNVMLKHDYQQYKGGEVINQLTNPLYSSEFKSIVSGALSWSSLNQRWSSTLYWHRYGATPNYTAMVAGYGTEGAGYLKPWITFNWSLNYSPTRKLDLSLLVNNVMNKMPPRDPTYSSFPYYNSYNYNPYGREIMAQADYRFNL; translated from the coding sequence ATGAAGAAACATCCGATGACACTGGCTGTCGTTTTTGCGTTGGCGACCGCTTTCGCCAGCGCCCAGGCGCAGACGACCGACAGTACGAGTACCGACGCCGCGCCGGTGACCAAGACCAAGGCTCGTAGCCTGGATCAGGTCAATGTCAGCGGCACGCTGATCAACAGCGCTCAGATCCAGACAGCTACACCGACCTATACCATCACCGCTCAGGATATCCAGGCGCGCGGTTTCAACAGCGTGGCTGAAGTGCTGCAGAACTCGGTCTTCGCCACCGGTGCGGTGCAGGGGCCACAGAGCAGCGGTGGCTTTACCCAGGGCGCGCAGACCGTGAGTCTGTATGGCTTGAGTCCCGAGTACACGCTGACCCTGATTGATGGCAAGCCCATCTCGCAGTTTGGCCAGCTCTACAACGGCACCAGCAATTTCACCAATATCAGCAACATTCCGCTGTCGATGATAGAAAGCATCGACATCATTCCGGGCGGCGGTTCGTCGATCTATGGTTCGGCGGCTATTGCCGGCACGGTCAATATCAAGACCAAGCAGCATATGGATGGCGGTGAGGTTCTGGCCCGTTTCGGTGGCTATACCCCTGGTGGCGGTGCCAGCCAGCGCATCTCGGCTTCCTTCGGCAAGACCATCGGCAAGTTCAGCATCCTGGCCTCGGCGGAGTTCGACAACTCCGATCCGATCTGGGCGTATCAGCGCAGTCTGACCCAGTACAACAAGACGCCGGTGACTGTGGCTTTCCTCAGGGACTACAACACCTTCAGATCACCCTACACGTATATCTCGCCGGCGGATGGCTGCTCGGCGATGAGCGGTTTGTTCGGCGGAACCACGGTGGCGGCACATTCCTCGGTGGCCAGCCATACCGGTACCTATTGCGGTTCGCGCAGTGTGCTGGGCTATACGACTCTGGCCAATCAGAGCCGCAGCTACAACGGCATGCTGAAGCTGCGTTATGACGTGAACGATCATGTTCGCATCTATGCTGACGGCCTGCTCGACTTTCAGAAGTCCAAGTGGACCGCGGGTTCCAACTATATGTGGTGGGGCCCGGCCGATTTCGGTTATGTCGTCGATCAGGCGACGGGGCATTATCTGTATCCCGAGCGTGTGTTTGGACCCGAGGAAGTGGGCAACAACTATTACGGTAATGTCGGCCGTCAGGATGACCTGATGTACCAGGGTGACATCGGCGCCAATGGTACCTTCGGGGATTCGGACTGGAACTGGGACCTGTACTACATGCGCTCCGGCGATGTGACCCGTACCAGTACGCCAGAGCGTATGGCCGATGCCATCGACAGCTACTTCCTGAGCTCGCTGGGTTTCACCGGCCAATACACGGCGGGTGGCTATCCCATCGTCAACACCGCCAACAATACCTTCTTCAATCCGCTTTCACCGGCGCAATACCAGAGCTTTATGCGCAATGTGGGTGGTTTCTCCAGCACCTTCATCAACAACACCCGGGCCACCGTGTCCACCGACAAGCTGTTCACCTTGCCGGGTGGCGATGCGGGCTTTGCCTGGTTGGTGGAAGGTGGCAGCCAGGGCTGGACCCAGCCGGTGAACCCCTTGATTACCGATGGCGAGATCTGGGGCACGACGGCAACTGCAGGCGCGGGTACACGCGGCCATGTGGCCTCCGCCTTTGAATTGAACCTGCCCCTGCTCAAGCAGGTGACCCTGGATCTGTCGGGACGGTATGACCGCTACTCGGTGGGCTCGGGCGACAGCGGTTCCAGCAATGGCAAGTTCACCTGGAAAGCCGGTCTGGAATACCGTCCGTTCGAAAGCCTGCTGCTACGCGGCAATTATTCCACGGCCTTCCTGGCACCGGACATGTCTTCCCTGTTCCTGGGGCCCACCGGCAACTATCAGAATGTGACGGACTATTATCTTTGCCAGACTCAGGGTGGCGGCAAGAACTGCGCCCAGGACTTCACTGAGCAGGTCCAGGGTTCGGTGCTTGCCAACAGCAAGTTGAAGCCGACCACGGCCAGCACCTGGACCGCAGGCTTTGTGTGGGCGCCGGTGCAGGGTCTGAGCATCCAGTCGGACTTTCTGCATATCTCGATCAGCAACGAGATTGCCTTGCAGTCGGCTGATCAGTTGATGCGTACCGATTCGCAGTGCCGTCTGGGTGCCTTGTCCTCGACGTCGGCGGATTGCGCTGCTGCCGCTGCGCAGGTGACTCGTGATTCGCTGACGGGCGAGGTCACCAATATCACCCAGTACTACGTCAATATGTCGAACGAGACGACGAATTCGATCACCTCCGAGGTCAAGTATCAGTTCCCGCGAAGCCCGATCGGTCGCTTCGGGGTACAGCTGGATTACAACGTCATGCTCAAGCACGACTACCAGCAATACAAGGGCGGCGAAGTCATCAACCAGCTGACCAACCCGCTGTACAGCTCGGAATTCAAGAGCATCGTCTCCGGTGCACTCAGCTGGTCTTCGCTCAATCAGCGCTGGTCCAGCACCTTGTACTGGCATCGCTACGGTGCGACGCCGAACTATACGGCGATGGTCGCCGGTTACGGTACCGAGGGTGCCGGTTATCTGAAGCCCTGGATCACCTTCAACTGGAGCCTCAACTACTCGCCGACCCGCAAGCTGGATCTGTCGCTGTTGGTCAACAATGTGATGAACAAGATGCCGCCCAGGGATCCGACCTACAGCTCCTTCCCGTACTACAACTCCTACAACTACAACCCCTACGGCCGCGAGATCATGGCCCAGGCGGATTACAGGTTCAATCTGTAA
- a CDS encoding Y-family DNA polymerase, giving the protein MAPSWICLWLPELALDGVLRGRQVEGALVLIDGSVHGRRLVAVNAAAGQAGLRVGQSLNTAKALLANFEVVIHDAADELQSLNFLAGVAYRFSSDVHFMPRAIVLEAGRSAGLFGDAVAMTARLRQELSGLGFRHQLAVAPTPLAAYVLAGMRDGIVITDQDALYQALERVPLQRIALPGRAVGRLPDMGIRTLGQLRRLPREGLRRRFGGALVDALEALLGERPDTLARYIPPDTVDWRIELSHEVEDTAALAFPLRRMTSDLAAYLRGRDGGVQRFCLQLEHQQGQTEVVVGLLAPTREADLLFEAARGRLERVQLSAPVLALRLMAADLPPFVPEGRDLFDERCARAMPFDALRERLRARLGDASLQQWRTTGDPRPEFSQAVAASDAAWLESRLRPTWLLPAPRPWHGPPPRILAGPERLETGWWDGAAVRRDYYLVETAQGQRAWAFCPAGEVAGWMLHGWFA; this is encoded by the coding sequence ATGGCTCCCAGCTGGATCTGCCTGTGGCTGCCGGAACTTGCTCTGGATGGTGTGTTGCGAGGGCGCCAGGTCGAGGGGGCGCTGGTCCTGATCGACGGGTCTGTGCATGGCCGCCGGCTGGTGGCCGTCAATGCGGCTGCCGGACAGGCTGGGCTGCGCGTCGGTCAGTCCTTGAATACCGCCAAGGCCTTGTTGGCTAACTTCGAGGTGGTGATCCATGATGCGGCGGATGAGCTGCAGTCGCTGAATTTTCTGGCCGGCGTGGCCTATCGCTTCAGCTCGGACGTCCATTTCATGCCACGAGCCATCGTGCTGGAAGCCGGTCGCAGCGCCGGATTGTTCGGCGATGCTGTCGCGATGACCGCCCGTTTGCGCCAGGAGTTGTCCGGGCTGGGTTTTCGACATCAGCTTGCGGTGGCGCCGACGCCGCTCGCCGCCTACGTGCTGGCGGGCATGCGCGATGGCATCGTGATTACCGATCAGGACGCTCTGTATCAGGCGCTGGAGCGGGTACCGCTGCAGCGGATCGCCTTGCCGGGACGTGCGGTCGGGCGCCTGCCTGACATGGGCATCCGTACGCTGGGCCAGCTGCGACGCCTGCCACGCGAGGGCTTGCGGCGACGCTTTGGCGGAGCGCTGGTCGATGCCCTGGAAGCACTGCTGGGCGAGCGCCCGGACACACTCGCACGCTACATCCCTCCGGACACGGTGGATTGGCGGATCGAGTTGTCGCACGAGGTGGAAGACACCGCCGCCCTGGCCTTTCCGCTGCGGAGGATGACGTCTGATCTGGCGGCCTATCTGCGTGGCCGCGATGGCGGCGTACAACGATTCTGTCTGCAGCTGGAGCATCAGCAGGGACAGACCGAGGTGGTGGTGGGTCTGCTGGCCCCGACACGGGAGGCCGATCTGCTGTTCGAGGCGGCGCGAGGGCGACTGGAGCGGGTGCAATTGAGCGCACCGGTACTGGCACTGCGGCTGATGGCCGCCGATCTGCCTCCGTTCGTGCCGGAAGGCCGTGACCTTTTTGACGAGCGCTGTGCACGGGCCATGCCGTTCGATGCTTTGCGTGAACGCCTGCGTGCCAGGCTCGGAGATGCCTCGCTGCAGCAATGGCGAACCACCGGAGACCCTCGTCCCGAGTTCTCGCAAGCCGTAGCGGCCAGCGATGCGGCCTGGCTGGAATCGCGACTGCGTCCGACCTGGTTGTTGCCGGCACCTCGGCCATGGCATGGGCCGCCGCCGCGGATTCTGGCCGGGCCGGAGCGTCTGGAGACCGGCTGGTGGGATGGGGCGGCGGTGCGCCGCGATTATTATCTGGTCGAGACGGCACAGGGACAGCGTGCATGGGCGTTTTGTCCGGCCGGTGAAGTGGCGGGCTGGATGCTGCACGGCTGGTTTGCATGA